In one Streptomyces sp. NBC_01288 genomic region, the following are encoded:
- a CDS encoding ATP-binding protein — MHGLIRLADTAELLATELVANAVRHTKGPAALRVGWPAGVLRLGAWDADPEPPEPPRPLEELGDAEDGRGLALVRVCADQWGWQPLSRHGRRGKLVWCELAAA; from the coding sequence GTGCACGGACTGATCCGGCTGGCCGACACCGCCGAACTCCTCGCGACGGAGCTGGTCGCCAACGCCGTACGGCACACGAAGGGGCCCGCCGCCCTGCGGGTGGGCTGGCCGGCGGGGGTGCTGCGGCTCGGTGCCTGGGACGCCGATCCCGAACCGCCGGAGCCGCCAAGGCCGTTGGAGGAACTCGGCGACGCGGAGGACGGGCGCGGTCTCGCGCTGGTCCGGGTCTGTGCCGATCAGTGGGGCTGGCAGCCGTTGTCCCGGCACGGCAGGCGGGGGAAGCTCGTGTGGTGCGAGCTCGCTGCGGCTTGA
- the mshD gene encoding mycothiol synthase — MTSDDTVRPAPGSRSIETYSALTPDQAEAVLALIAEAARVDGQQAVSEQGRLRIRGGERDGVSHLLLTLGAELVGYAQLEDTDPVEAPAAELVVHPSHRGHGHGRALGAALLAASGKRLRVWAHGGHAAARHLAQVLGLTMFRELRQLRRPLTDLELPDPVLAEGVTVRTFVPGVDDAAWLAVNAAAFAHHPEQGSLTQGDLDDRKSEAWFDPEGFFLAERGGELVGFHWTKVHEQEQLGEVYVVGVLPGAQGGGLGKALTTIGLRHLASQGLPTAMLYVDADNKAAVSVYERLGFTTYETDLMYRSES, encoded by the coding sequence ATGACCAGCGACGACACCGTACGGCCCGCGCCCGGCTCCCGTTCCATCGAGACGTACTCCGCGCTCACCCCGGACCAGGCGGAGGCCGTCCTCGCGCTGATCGCCGAGGCCGCCCGCGTCGACGGGCAGCAGGCGGTGTCCGAGCAGGGTCGGTTGCGGATCCGCGGGGGTGAGCGGGACGGGGTCTCGCATCTGCTGCTGACCCTGGGCGCCGAACTCGTGGGCTACGCGCAGCTGGAGGACACCGATCCGGTGGAGGCGCCGGCCGCCGAACTCGTCGTCCACCCCTCCCACCGGGGGCACGGTCACGGGCGGGCGCTCGGCGCCGCGCTGCTGGCCGCGTCGGGGAAACGGCTCCGGGTGTGGGCGCACGGTGGGCATGCCGCCGCGCGTCATCTCGCGCAGGTTCTCGGGCTCACGATGTTCCGTGAACTCCGGCAGCTGCGGCGGCCGTTGACCGACCTGGAGTTGCCGGATCCGGTGCTCGCGGAGGGCGTGACCGTACGGACCTTCGTCCCCGGCGTCGACGACGCGGCATGGCTCGCCGTGAACGCCGCGGCCTTCGCCCACCACCCCGAGCAGGGTTCCCTCACCCAGGGCGACCTGGACGACCGTAAGTCCGAGGCGTGGTTCGACCCCGAGGGGTTCTTCCTGGCGGAACGGGGCGGGGAGCTGGTGGGCTTCCACTGGACCAAGGTCCACGAGCAGGAGCAGCTCGGTGAGGTCTACGTCGTCGGGGTGCTGCCGGGGGCGCAGGGTGGGGGGCTGGGCAAGGCGTTGACGACGATCGGGCTACGGCACCTGGCCTCGCAGGGGCTTCCTACGGCGATGCTGTACGTCGACGCGGACAACAAGGCGGCGGTGTCGGTGTACGAGCGGCTGGGATTCACGACGTACGAGACGGACCTGATGTACCGCTCGGAGTCGTAG
- a CDS encoding bifunctional metallophosphatase/5'-nucleotidase gives MPATTQPNRPRRRRTAALLAATVSLATAGALAAALPADAHGNPTGKGSGSGHGHSSKPSRYQDVQLLSFNDLHGNLEPPSGSSGRVAELQPDGTTKTIDAGGVEYLATHLRDARKGNPYSITAAGGDMVGASPLISGLFHDEPTIEALNKLDLDVTSVGNHEFDEGAKELARLQNGGCHPTDGCYADKKFKGADFPYLAANVLDEKTKKPILKPYWVWKKNGVKVGFIGVTLEGTPGIVSADGVKGLQFKDEVETINKYAKELQKQGVKSIVALIHEGGFPASASYNYDCDASGSGSGISGPIVDIAKNVTPAVDALVTGHTHNAYVCTIDDPSGKPRMVTSAASFGRLYTDTTLTYDRKTGDIARTAVKSANHVVTRTVPKAADMTSLIGKWNTLAAPIGNRAIGYIAGDVNNTGTESPMGDLIADAQLAYGKRLDPETDLALMNPGGVRAGLTYKATGAEGDGVVTYAEGFTVQPFANTVNLQDFTGAQVIQALKEQVSGTNTAAPKVLQVSSGLTYTLDLTKTGADRVVTDSIRLNGSAIDPAATYRVATNSFLAGGGDGFTTLGQGTGDLVGTDDLTALADYLTANSSATGPLVPPAANRITIVQ, from the coding sequence ATGCCAGCCACAACCCAGCCGAACCGCCCGCGCAGACGCCGTACCGCCGCACTCCTCGCCGCCACGGTGAGCCTGGCCACGGCGGGTGCGCTGGCCGCGGCACTCCCCGCCGACGCGCACGGCAACCCGACCGGAAAGGGAAGCGGAAGCGGCCACGGCCACAGCTCCAAGCCCAGCCGCTACCAGGACGTTCAACTCCTCTCCTTCAACGACCTGCACGGCAACCTGGAGCCCCCGTCCGGTTCCTCCGGCCGCGTCGCCGAACTCCAGCCGGACGGCACGACGAAGACGATCGACGCGGGCGGCGTCGAGTACCTCGCGACGCATCTGCGCGACGCCCGCAAGGGCAACCCGTACTCGATCACCGCGGCCGGCGGCGACATGGTCGGCGCGTCCCCGCTGATCTCGGGCCTGTTCCACGACGAGCCGACGATCGAGGCCCTCAACAAGCTTGATCTGGACGTCACTTCGGTCGGCAACCACGAGTTCGACGAGGGCGCGAAGGAGCTGGCGCGGCTCCAGAACGGCGGCTGCCACCCCACCGACGGCTGCTACGCGGACAAGAAGTTCAAGGGCGCCGACTTCCCCTACCTCGCGGCCAACGTCCTCGACGAGAAGACCAAGAAGCCGATCCTGAAGCCCTATTGGGTGTGGAAGAAGAACGGCGTCAAGGTCGGCTTCATCGGCGTGACCCTGGAGGGCACCCCGGGCATCGTCTCCGCGGACGGCGTCAAGGGCCTCCAGTTCAAGGACGAGGTCGAGACGATCAACAAGTACGCCAAGGAGCTCCAGAAGCAGGGCGTCAAGTCGATCGTCGCGCTGATCCACGAGGGCGGCTTCCCGGCCTCCGCGTCGTACAACTACGACTGCGACGCGTCCGGTTCGGGCTCCGGCATCTCCGGCCCGATCGTCGACATCGCGAAGAACGTCACCCCGGCGGTGGACGCGCTCGTCACCGGCCACACGCACAACGCGTACGTCTGCACGATCGACGACCCAAGTGGCAAGCCCCGTATGGTCACTTCGGCGGCCTCCTTCGGCCGCCTCTACACGGACACCACGCTGACGTACGACCGTAAGACGGGCGACATCGCGCGTACGGCGGTCAAGTCGGCGAACCACGTGGTCACCCGGACCGTGCCCAAGGCCGCCGACATGACCTCCCTGATCGGCAAGTGGAACACCCTCGCGGCCCCCATCGGCAACCGCGCGATCGGCTACATCGCCGGGGACGTCAACAACACCGGCACCGAGTCCCCGATGGGCGACCTCATCGCGGACGCCCAACTCGCCTACGGCAAGCGGCTGGACCCGGAGACCGACCTCGCGCTGATGAACCCGGGCGGGGTGCGGGCGGGGCTGACCTACAAGGCCACCGGTGCCGAGGGCGACGGCGTGGTGACGTACGCCGAGGGCTTCACGGTGCAGCCGTTCGCGAACACGGTGAACCTCCAGGACTTCACCGGCGCCCAGGTGATCCAGGCGCTCAAGGAACAGGTGAGCGGCACGAACACGGCGGCGCCGAAGGTGCTCCAGGTGTCGTCCGGGCTGACGTACACGCTGGACCTGACGAAGACGGGCGCGGACCGGGTGGTCACGGACTCGATCAGGCTCAACGGTTCCGCGATCGACCCGGCGGCCACGTACCGCGTCGCGACGAACAGCTTCCTCGCGGGCGGCGGTGACGGCTTCACGACGCTGGGGCAGGGCACGGGCGACCTGGTCGGCACGGACGACCTGACCGCGCTGGCGGACTACCTGACGGCGAACTCGTCGGCCACCGGCCCGCTGGTGCCCCCGGCGGCGAACCGGATCACGATCGTCCAGTAA
- a CDS encoding ABC transporter ATP-binding protein, which produces MREAREAFRRFWPLTRGDRKWLAVIIACVVVSALSETAAILLFADLTDNALKSGSLSAFWGPAAAWLGVAALGALVGYFGNSLATWTAERFVLRLRANVFRHVQDLPPHFFQKHRQGDLVERLTGDVEAIEQMVVSGVVGTISAAFSAVFYACAALYLRWDLALATFVLAPLFLIAARRFSGRIKQASTDERVADGAITSVVAESLGNVVLTQAYNRRRDEEKRLDVEARAWMKASVRGARLSEMYEQFVEVVETLCVLSVIGLGVWEISADRMTLGALLAFAAFIGYLYPPVRNLGQLGLTLTAATAGAARINEILDATPSVGDPSQPVPAWPVHGWVSFHGVTFAYPGATRNSVDEVTFRADPGELVIITGESGAGKSTLSKLLTRFYDPSAGVICLDGVPLRDVPLEFLRENVALLPQQTLILNGTVRENIECGRPGATDEEIERAARSAAAHDFITSLPEGYDTQIAPGTAALSGGQLQRIAIARAMLREAPVLVLDEPTAGLDSVAARQVIQPLRRLMSGRTTIMITHDLSLAPDADRILVVEGGRLVETGTHAELVARGGAYARLAGPLPEMAITGTGRHRSHRSHRSEDTMTLRQVPPQAPDETMILRLPLK; this is translated from the coding sequence ATGAGGGAAGCCCGTGAGGCCTTCCGCCGTTTCTGGCCGCTGACCCGCGGTGACCGCAAGTGGCTCGCGGTGATCATCGCGTGTGTCGTGGTGTCGGCGCTCTCCGAGACCGCCGCGATCCTGCTGTTCGCGGACCTCACCGACAACGCCCTCAAGTCCGGTTCGCTGTCCGCCTTCTGGGGCCCGGCCGCGGCCTGGCTCGGTGTCGCCGCACTGGGCGCGCTCGTCGGCTACTTCGGCAACTCCCTCGCCACCTGGACCGCCGAACGCTTCGTCCTGCGCCTGCGCGCGAACGTCTTCCGGCACGTCCAGGACCTCCCGCCCCACTTCTTCCAGAAGCACCGCCAGGGCGACCTGGTCGAACGCCTCACCGGAGACGTCGAGGCCATCGAGCAGATGGTCGTGTCCGGAGTCGTAGGCACGATCTCGGCGGCCTTCTCCGCGGTCTTCTACGCCTGCGCGGCCCTGTACCTCCGCTGGGACCTGGCCCTGGCCACGTTCGTCCTCGCTCCCCTGTTCCTCATCGCCGCCCGCCGTTTCTCGGGCCGTATCAAGCAGGCCTCGACGGACGAGCGGGTCGCGGACGGCGCGATCACGTCCGTGGTGGCGGAGTCCCTCGGCAACGTGGTCCTCACCCAGGCGTACAACCGCCGCCGCGACGAGGAGAAGCGCCTCGACGTCGAAGCGCGCGCATGGATGAAGGCGTCGGTGCGCGGCGCCCGCCTGAGCGAGATGTACGAGCAGTTCGTGGAGGTCGTAGAGACCCTCTGCGTCCTGTCGGTGATCGGCCTCGGCGTCTGGGAGATCTCCGCCGACCGCATGACCCTCGGCGCCCTCCTCGCCTTCGCGGCCTTCATCGGCTACCTGTACCCGCCCGTCCGCAACCTCGGCCAACTCGGCCTCACCCTCACCGCCGCCACGGCCGGCGCCGCCCGTATCAACGAGATCCTGGACGCCACCCCGTCCGTCGGCGACCCCAGCCAACCCGTCCCCGCCTGGCCCGTCCACGGCTGGGTCAGCTTCCACGGTGTGACCTTCGCCTACCCCGGCGCGACCCGGAACTCGGTCGACGAAGTCACCTTCAGGGCGGACCCGGGCGAGCTGGTGATCATCACCGGCGAGAGCGGGGCGGGCAAGTCCACGCTCTCCAAACTCCTCACCCGCTTCTACGACCCCTCGGCGGGCGTGATCTGCCTGGACGGCGTCCCCCTCCGCGACGTACCCCTCGAATTCCTGCGGGAGAACGTCGCGTTGCTCCCCCAGCAGACCCTCATCCTCAACGGCACGGTCCGCGAGAACATCGAGTGCGGCCGCCCCGGCGCGACGGACGAGGAGATCGAACGGGCGGCGAGGTCGGCGGCGGCGCACGACTTCATCACCTCCCTCCCCGAGGGTTACGACACCCAGATCGCCCCCGGCACGGCGGCCCTCTCCGGCGGTCAGCTCCAACGGATCGCGATCGCCCGGGCGATGCTCCGAGAGGCCCCGGTCCTGGTCCTGGACGAACCGACGGCCGGCCTCGACTCGGTGGCCGCCCGCCAGGTGATCCAGCCTCTACGCCGCCTGATGTCGGGCCGTACGACCATCATGATCACCCACGACCTGAGCCTCGCCCCGGACGCGGACCGCATCCTGGTGGTGGAAGGCGGACGGTTGGTGGAGACGGGAACGCACGCGGAGTTGGTGGCAAGGGGCGGCGCGTACGCGCGACTTGCGGGTCCGCTCCCCGAAATGGCGATCACCGGAACGGGACGGCATCGTTCGCACCGCTCGCATCGTTCGGAGGACACGATGACCCTGCGCCAGGTCCCGCCGCAGGCACCGGACGAGACGATGATCCTGCGGCTTCCCCTCAAATAG
- a CDS encoding response regulator transcription factor, which yields MARKILLADDDVDVREGLGRLLRFEGYETVLAGDGRTALDLLGVSLGVSLGLSLGVPDDASAPDLVLMDVTMPELDGLAATRRIRASGSTVPILMITGRDAVGDRIVALDNGADDYLSKPFAVEELLARVRALLRRGAQRNAADEHPPELERLVFQDLVMDLRTRTVARDGLPLDLTRTEFLLLEYLLRHPGAALTRSQIHRHVWGFDFEPASNTLDVYVMYLRRKLESRGEPRLIHTVRGLGYSLRATPST from the coding sequence ATGGCGCGGAAGATCCTGCTTGCCGACGACGACGTGGACGTACGCGAAGGGCTTGGGCGGCTGCTCAGATTCGAGGGGTACGAGACCGTTCTCGCCGGAGACGGCCGTACCGCGCTCGATCTGCTCGGCGTATCTCTCGGTGTATCTCTCGGCCTGTCCCTCGGTGTGCCGGATGATGCCTCCGCGCCGGACCTCGTGCTGATGGACGTCACCATGCCAGAGTTGGACGGGCTCGCCGCCACCCGGCGTATCCGTGCCTCCGGGTCCACCGTGCCGATCCTGATGATCACCGGGCGGGACGCGGTCGGCGACCGGATCGTCGCCCTCGACAACGGTGCCGACGACTACCTCTCGAAACCGTTCGCCGTCGAGGAACTCCTCGCGCGTGTACGGGCGTTGCTGCGGCGCGGTGCCCAGCGGAACGCCGCCGACGAGCATCCGCCCGAGCTCGAACGGCTCGTCTTCCAGGATCTGGTCATGGACCTGCGTACCCGCACCGTCGCCCGTGACGGCCTGCCGCTCGATCTCACGCGGACCGAATTCCTGTTGCTGGAGTACCTGTTGAGGCATCCGGGTGCCGCGCTCACCCGGTCGCAGATCCACCGGCACGTGTGGGGCTTCGACTTCGAGCCCGCGTCCAACACCCTTGATGTGTACGTCATGTACCTGCGCCGGAAACTGGAGAGCCGCGGCGAACCGCGGCTCATCCACACCGTGCGGGGGCTCGGGTACAGCCTCCGTGCAACTCCCTCTACATGA
- a CDS encoding PH domain-containing protein gives MGGDDEDDRDDGRGVEREYRRRRKMSRGRFAALCIVQVNFALQMARPDTIPGRYRLLAVALMALLGVWAILTVRRGRTTVGTDGVSTRGAFRVRRWAWHDIYDLRVETNPGQRRADVKSLTYLYDNDGRRARLPHLDDWQLPDLWAEVAGLHTAAARHRGMTWERRPAVEVRIRERAAYRKARERAITGALLVLFAAIGYVVWEAVTDGDPHPFLLLFCAPLAAYALLAPLFRRRYIRALAHA, from the coding sequence ATGGGCGGGGACGACGAGGACGACCGCGACGACGGACGTGGGGTCGAGCGGGAGTACCGCAGGCGGAGAAAGATGTCCCGGGGAAGGTTCGCCGCCCTGTGCATCGTCCAAGTGAACTTCGCTCTTCAGATGGCGCGGCCCGACACCATCCCCGGCCGGTACAGGCTGCTCGCGGTGGCGCTCATGGCGCTGCTGGGTGTCTGGGCGATTCTCACCGTGCGACGGGGGCGCACCACCGTAGGGACCGACGGTGTCTCCACCCGCGGAGCCTTCCGCGTGCGCAGGTGGGCCTGGCACGACATCTACGATCTCCGCGTAGAGACCAATCCGGGCCAACGCAGAGCCGACGTCAAGTCGTTGACCTACCTCTACGACAACGACGGCCGCAGGGCACGCCTCCCCCACCTCGACGACTGGCAGCTCCCGGACCTCTGGGCCGAGGTCGCCGGCCTGCACACCGCGGCCGCCCGGCACCGGGGCATGACCTGGGAGCGGCGCCCGGCGGTCGAAGTGCGCATCCGCGAGCGGGCCGCGTACCGCAAGGCCCGGGAGCGAGCGATCACCGGGGCCCTGCTCGTTCTCTTCGCCGCCATCGGGTATGTGGTGTGGGAGGCCGTCACCGACGGCGATCCCCACCCCTTCCTCCTGCTCTTCTGCGCCCCCCTCGCCGCCTACGCCCTCCTCGCCCCTCTCTTCCGTCGGCGCTACATCCGAGCCCTAGCCCACGCATAA